Part of the Oncorhynchus tshawytscha isolate Ot180627B linkage group LG07, Otsh_v2.0, whole genome shotgun sequence genome, GCATTTACCGCAATACAGCCTCtacagaagtcagggcattcatacttttTGTGCTGCTCAGAGCAGAGTTGTTGTAAAGGTCAtggtcaaggaagtgagtttgtgtttatacaggacctcccgctcccacctaccgtcaaccaatcatgtctaTAGGGAGCCCTCCGCATTCTTAAAAAATTAATGTAAATATAAAGCTATTCATGAGAGGGTATACTTAAAAGTTACTTAGCCACCTTTTTGGTAAAACATATGTGGAACTAGACGAACCAAACAACAGTAGTTTGCTTGTGTTCGAATTAGATTATATGAGAACCACATTTCTTCAGGAAGAGAAACTGCACAACAAAAATTGCACTGTATGTGAAAATCTACAACCCGTACACATCTCGCTCTTCTCTTGCAGCCTGACCCAGCCTTGGCTGCCAGTAGAGCACCGCACTATCCACAATGGAAGTATCCGAGCCCCCATGGGAGAGGTGATAGGGTAGGTATTGTTTTTCTTATGTGGAATAATTTAAGACCACAATTATGAAATGTGCTATTCTGTGATGAGTGAAAATATGAACCCCCTCCTATCTCTTTTAGACCTATTCTTCAGGAACAAGTGGGGAGCCAGTGATAGTAACACAGCCACATTCATGTCCTAGCAGTCACACCCAAAGGACTGTTTTGACTGATAAGCAAAAGGTAAGGAGTAAACAGTGTAATTATGATCATGTCAACTAGTCTCTGACTCAGGCGATCTTATCTTTATCATACCTGTTTGCATAGACTATCCAATGCTGTTTCATGAAGTTACCAAAACCAATCACAATTAAAGTTAGGGTAAGATCAACATCATACTGATGTCCAGTTCTTCTTTCAGGACCTGTATTTGACAGATGATGAATCTGAAGAAGGACTGGATACACCACCCCAGGTTAACACCACAAGTTgacaatatatttttaaatatctgAATGACATGTAAGACGTTATATAGTATGTGAAGTACATGTTAAAGAATaatcattattttttattaaatgttttttctAAAGCTCTGATGACAGAGGTAGCTATCAGAGCTATGCTTTCTACAGCTCACCTTTTAAGACTTTGTCCAAATGGAGTTGAAACTGATTGTTAGGTCAAAAATCATATTTAATCTCTTATTTTTTCAGGGCACAGATCTGTATCAGGCAAAGGAGGATATTGAGGGAAATGAGGTGAGTGTGGATGCTCctgctggaggaggagaagaaaaaaataaatacaaataaaaatctgGCTCTGATTTGTACCCAGGAGCAAAATTAGATTATCCGCTATGAAACTCAATTACTAAACTACAGGTCCTCTGTAGGACTGAATAAACTGTTGCGTCAACAACCATATTTATGCTCAGACATTTTTTTCAGGATCTGAATCAAGCTAAGGTTGAAGAGAGAAAGCAGCCATCAGCATCTCCAGATGAGGCTACAGTCTACGTCACTGTGAAGTGGCCTAGGAAAGACCTTCCACCAAAATGGGAATCTACACTAGAGAAAACTCTCCAGTCATGGCTCAATAAAGACTTTGGTGATAAGACTACAGATTGTACCTTGAAAGGTCTTTATTACAATGGGTCATGGGCTGAGGTCAAGATAACTCCCTCAACAGGTGAGAATGATGGAGTCAAAAATGTGAAGTTCATTACAAAAATACCTAGTACCCATTTTAAATGTTGAGGATAAACAAGCCATGGTGGTGCTGCTAAGAAGAAAATATTCACATCAACAGTACATTATTGTGTTGCAGAGTGAATTCTCAAATGCATGCTTTTATCTGGGAACTAATATTTTATTAGATATGTCAGCATGTTTGATTTGGTTACAGTTATTATGTTATCTTAAATCCTTTTTTGATTCTTAATGTTCATCTTAATATATTAATCTGCCCTATTGAAGATCTAAAAGTACTTCTGAATCAGAGGGCAACACAGATGACCTTCAAAGACCAGGCCAAGACAACCGCTACTGTGCAGTTTCACAAGACTGCGCCATCTACATCCTGGAACCAATCAGACTTTAAACCTAGCTCAATGGATGGCTCTCCTCCAACATCACACACTCCACAGGATGTAATTGGCTTTGGTTTTGTAAATGTTTGATTATTTGATTGCATTTTCAAAATCAACAACAATATAAAAAGTATAGATGTAAGATATGTAAATCTTTTTAATATTATATTTTCCCACTAGGTCAAACTCCCAATGACTGTAAATACTATCATTGATCTCAGTGGCATCCCACATGAAGCACAGGTTGCCCTTCAGACCAGGTTCAGTCAGTACCGCACTTATCACTCACTGACCTTTACTGGGAACTTTGAGGAAGTGGAGAAGTTCCAAAGAGAGGTGAACAAGGTCATCAAGGAAGCTGAGGCTAGGCCAGCAGGTGATTGGAATGGTTTAGCAGCGACACCAAGCATGACTCACAAGGGAATGAACACCCATGAAGCTCCTGGGCAAACAGAAATTAGCTTTCCAGTCCCACTGACCCTCTTTGGGTACATTAACCAGGCCTACCAGAAGGAGATGGAGGACATAGAGAAAAGAAATGGAGTCGAAATCAATGCAGATGTGAAGGTGTCCATCAAAGAAGATTCAGAGAAAACAGGCAGAGGTTGTCTGCTGCCCAAAGCCTACCAGGAGTTAATTGACCTCTTCCAGAAGTGTGCAGGTGATTTTCACAGCATCTCCGCACATCTGCCACACATGAATCTAGAAGACCTCCAGAATACGCTGAAGAACATCCAGAATGAGGAGTCCAGGCTGGTTCTGAATGTGTCCGCCAACAGTTGCAATGCGTTTGGGCCGAAGCAGAGCATGGTAGCAGTCAGGAAGGATTTTGGGGTGGGCCACAGCTCCACAGTGAAGACCTTCGGAATGGATCACAGCTCCACAGATGAGGCCTTTGGATCTGGAAGGAGATCTACAGAGATTCCACAGAAGATTGTGCTTGACATCAAAGACTCACTGGTGTCAAGTGGGCTGTCCATGGACCCAGCCCACTGGGAGCTGATTCAAAAAatatttgatgaacaaataaaagCAATCCAAAATAAATTTGGAGTAGTTTTCATGAATAATCCCTCTCAGGGGAAGGTCAGAGTGACAACCAGACCTATCAAGTCCCAACACACTGCCTCTCTGGAAAGCCACGCCATCAGAGCTCTCATGCACCTCTACCAGAAGGTTGCCACGTCAACAATGAGCTGCTATCTGCTAGACACTACCCAGGCAGGGACTGTGGGGGATATGCTGGAGAAGATCCGCTCTCGACACCAATGTGTTGGGGCAGGAGAAAATTACGGTCCTTGGAGGCTGATTGGCCTACCGGAACATTTAGGCCCTGCTGTCAAAGAGCTTGAAGAGAAGCTGGGTGGGCCTGTGTTTAAAGAGGAAGACAAGCAGAGGATTGTGTATCCTGAAGACTTCAACACTGGAGCAGCTGAGATGGGAGCAACTGGAGAAGCGACATGCCCCATATGCATGGATATATTTACCAACAAGGAGAAGTTGTCATGCACCCATGAGTTTTGTAAAGAGTGTCTGAGGCGGTCAGTGGAATCCATGGgccccagctgtcctgtgtgtaaggATGTGTACGGGAAGGTGGAGGGAGACCAGCCTGATGGAACAATGACACACACCATTTCTTACACCAACCTACCTGGATTCACTCAATGTGACACGATAGTTATCAACTATGATATTCCAGATGGAAAACAGACGGTAAAAGCCTCAGGTTCTTCattatactgtaaatgtaaaagttGACAATACATTAGCTCCCAATTTCCACTGCAGTGTTTTATATTTACACAGCCATTTGTTGCCTTTGCTATTAGTTTTTGTTTACATTGTCTGTTTTCAGAAGAAACATCCCAACCCTGGAAAGCACTTCTATGGGACCCAAAGAAGGGCTTATCTACCCAATAACATTGAGGGGAATGAGGTCCTGAAGCTGCTGAAGAAAGCATTTAATCAGAGGCTGATTTTCACAGTTGGGATCTCCAGAACCACTGGGGCAGAAAACGTAGTGACCTGGAATGACATTCACCACAAAACCAACATCGGAGGAGGGGCACAAAAGTACACCATCTAAGACTATAGATATGAATAAACTTCTGTATGCCTCTAGTGACTAACATAGTTAACATTTCTTATGTCATGTATAAATGTTTTTTGTATATTTTGCATTGACTTAATTCAGGTCAAGTGCCTACTACTACCTTGTCTGGGGGAACAACATTGATCCCTCATGAGATTTAAACCAGAAGCAAGCTCAGAAATAATTGGAGAATGTGTTTAATTCAAAGTTGTGTGTGCTTTGTGTTTGCCCAGTTTCGGCTATCCTGACCATGACTACCTGAGCAGAGTGAAGGATGAGCTGAAAGCCAAAGGCATCAAATGAAGACATTTTTGGAAATAGAACAGAAGACTAGTTCAGTTGAGATTCAAAGCTGCATACTTTAAAATTATACAGAGAGGGGAAAGCTATACTACGGAATCAAGATGTTTGTTGATTGTTTGCCATATCACTGTTCCCTCTCTGGGTTGTGACAATACTACAGTACAAGAGTCTCTTGGAAAATGGTTTTTGGTATCAGGAACCTTTTTGGTTAAGATTCTTTGTTTTATGAAGCCATTTGTCTAAACAAATGTCAACTTTCGAGGGATTTAGTTCTGATTGGTATACtggtattatttttattttagatgCTTGGATCTAGGCTAACGTGTGAGCTATGACGAAATATGGAACATTCATCTTGTTTGATTATGTCAGTCCTTTTAAACAGAATGGTAACAGTCAGATTTCAAATCAACCTCAACATATTATAATTATCAGTTGGTGATCTCATTATTAGATAAACAGATCCACTTGCTCACTTAAGGCCCAATAAATGTGTTCTTGTGTGATTAACTCAAGTTTGTGGAATTTTGTTTGATGATTGGTAATGACAATAAAAAGTTAATTTAAGACTGATCTCACATTTGTTTATATTTGTGGTGAATTTGGTATTAATTGTTGTATCCTCCACAATATGCAAActctagtccagtccagctagATATGAAAACACAACCACAGAAGCGACCAAACGATGTAACATCGAACTCGAAACAAAATGACAACATAAAAGGCACTAAAAGAACACAAATCCAGTTGATTGTTTTCTGTacagtttttaaaattgtatttataaCAATCTGTTATTTAGCTTGAAAGTACTCTTACCAAAAACAACATTCTCTTTCCAAAATAAAGTTTGAGCCTCCATGCATTTTGTACTATAAAAGCTATGTGTAATTTCTCATAAAACAAGGACTAATCAAAAACAACTTAAATCCAAGAATGCATGTATGATTTTGCAAAAATGTTCTTTAAAGTAAAATGATTGTACTGTATCTCCTTTCAattaaaataatgaaataaaatgCAACCGCATAAATCAAAAATAACACAAGACACACAAAATATGGATTTGTTATTCTAGTTACTTGAACATTTGTTTGCCTTTTCTCACATGCATTAAAATATGTCTGATCACCTGACAGAAGCAGCATTGGGACAGTGGCTGAGCTTAGACACGTCAGGGCAACCAAACGGCAGCGTTAGCAGCAGGGTACAAAAAGACAGATGATCAGAAACGGCTAAAGGAAGAACAGTCGAGGGAAACGCTACGTAACAgtcaaaaagaaagaaagaaattaatGCCCTTCAGAGAGAGCGGTTACAAAACCATTAAAGCACAAAACTCATTTTCTCAGGTTAGAAGGATTCATCTGTACTGACGTCTGACAGGGCCAGGAGGACAGTCAAGCCCTTACATAAACCACATGAGGAAATGCTGCGAAAAACAAACATACCATAGACCATTAGTTATCCCATCTCCTATGTCCATCCACACAGCTGTAACGAAGACACTTGTCCTCTGGCACCACAGTCCACTGAAGGGGTGCAGATTGGTGACCTTCTCAGCGAAGGTGTCACACATCTTCTCACAGTATACCTGGTCCGTCCCATCGTTAGCATCCTCTGACCTGCCGTGACATGGGAACTGGGCACACCCACAGCCCACTATATGGACGCATTCCCAAGCCTGGAATCTTCAACATCGTCATAATCATCACATCTCACCAGTAATCAGTCAGTCACTCATTCTCAGTCGCTTCAACAACACTTTGATTACGCTATTTTAACATCACATGAGCCCTACACACCTTAAGGATAGAAACAAACATATATTGACCTGCGTTACATCTTACGGTATATACACCATAAAACATTGTCTGTGCAAGAAAGAAAACAATTTCATGAACATAGTTTTCTGAGAAAATAATATGGAAATAAGTTGCCATCCGGTATTGACATTTTACACATGCTGTACACAAATCGTACTGTATTATTCCTGTCTTACACCCCTGCAgacaaaactgtcatcaagacaaCATTGGTACCGACTTACAAAACTGAGTTTGCCTTCCCCTGCTCAAAATTAACACAAACAAAATTAAATAGAACAATGTTTTTTTCTCTATACAATTCATTCAAAACAAATTGCTCCAATtatgtttttcttcttctaattgttttttttcttccatttcCTTGTGCACAGAGGTAGTGGCTATTTAGGTAAAGGGACAAAAAtagtaaataaaaaatgtattctataaaatgtttttgttcatttttgaCCAGAGGAATCGTAAAAGGACAAAATATAATACTGCAATCACATACAAAAAGGTTGATTTTTGTACAATTTATACAGTGTGCACGCCTTTTCTGTTTattttctttctgtttctctttcaaaGGCAAAAAGAGGGGTGTGTTTGGAATGTTACGCCCCAGGCTAATAGACAGTTTATGCTAGCGGGTCCACCAGGGGCTCCTCATCCCCCCGTGAC contains:
- the LOC112254671 gene encoding E3 ubiquitin-protein ligase DTX3L: MAENDVDMMEVCDNPDPALAASRAPHYPQWKYPSPHGRGDRTYSSGTSGEPVIVTQPHSCPSSHTQRTVLTDKQKDLYLTDDESEEGLDTPPQGTDLYQAKEDIEGNEDLNQAKVEERKQPSASPDEATVYVTVKWPRKDLPPKWESTLEKTLQSWLNKDFGDKTTDCTLKGLYYNGSWAEVKITPSTDLKVLLNQRATQMTFKDQAKTTATVQFHKTAPSTSWNQSDFKPSSMDGSPPTSHTPQDVKLPMTVNTIIDLSGIPHEAQVALQTRFSQYRTYHSLTFTGNFEEVEKFQREVNKVIKEAEARPAGDWNGLAATPSMTHKGMNTHEAPGQTEISFPVPLTLFGYINQAYQKEMEDIEKRNGVEINADVKVSIKEDSEKTGRGCLLPKAYQELIDLFQKCAGDFHSISAHLPHMNLEDLQNTLKNIQNEESRLVLNVSANSCNAFGPKQSMVAVRKDFGVGHSSTVKTFGMDHSSTDEAFGSGRRSTEIPQKIVLDIKDSLVSSGLSMDPAHWELIQKIFDEQIKAIQNKFGVVFMNNPSQGKVRVTTRPIKSQHTASLESHAIRALMHLYQKVATSTMSCYLLDTTQAGTVGDMLEKIRSRHQCVGAGENYGPWRLIGLPEHLGPAVKELEEKLGGPVFKEEDKQRIVYPEDFNTGAAEMGATGEATCPICMDIFTNKEKLSCTHEFCKECLRRSVESMGPSCPVCKDVYGKVEGDQPDGTMTHTISYTNLPGFTQCDTIVINYDIPDGKQTKKHPNPGKHFYGTQRRAYLPNNIEGNEVLKLLKKAFNQRLIFTVGISRTTGAENVVTWNDIHHKTNIGGGAQNFGYPDHDYLSRVKDELKAKGIK